A genomic segment from Peromyscus maniculatus bairdii isolate BWxNUB_F1_BW_parent chromosome 11, HU_Pman_BW_mat_3.1, whole genome shotgun sequence encodes:
- the LOC102905544 gene encoding quinone oxidoreductase-like protein 2 isoform X2: MAARLCARHLPPVWLCRRAAQGQGRHYRAALCAELKHPLITEEVASRPVGPQEVRVDVHFCGINFADILVCRGQYQEKPPLPFIPGIEFSGAVLETGTDVSTVKKGDRVIGVSNFNAMAEECITDQKTLWRIPENVSLQDAAVLPVSYGTAILALEHRARTQPGETVLVTAAAGATGLAVIDVATNVLRAKVIAAAGSDEKCKLAMQRGAQSSVNYSQGSLKDAVKKLVGSAGVNVAIDMVGGDVFLESLRSLAWEGRIVVLGFAGGNIASLPSNLLLLKNISAMGLYWGRYQHQDFALFSKSMSSALQYCQQGLIHPHTGAVFELEKINDAFHHVMQRKSTGKVLLSLK, from the exons ATGGCGGCGCGGCTGTGTGCACGGCACCTCCCTCCGGTGTGGCTCTGCAG GCGAGCGGCGCAGGGCCAAGGCCGGCACTACCGCGCCGCACTCTGCGCGGAGTTGAAGCATCCCCTGATCACTGAAGAGGTGGCCTCCCGCCCTGTCGGGCCACAAGAG GTCAGAGTTGATGTTCACTTCTGTGGCATTAACTTTGCCGATATTCTGGTCTGTCGTGGTCAGTATCAGGAAAAACCTCCTCTTCCCTTTATACCTG GAATAGAGTTTTCTGGGGCTGtcctggagacaggaacagaTGTCAGCACTGTGAAAAAG GGAGATCGAGTTATTGGAGTGAGTAACTTCAATGCTATGGCTGAAGAGTGTATCACTGACCAGAAG ACCCTGTGGCGGATTCCAGAAAACGTCTCTCTACAAGATGCTGCAGTCCTACCAGTATCTTACGGCACAGCTATTTTGGCCCTAGAGCATCGGGCCCGCACCCAGCCCGG AGAGACTGTTTTAGTGACAGCAGCCGCTGGAGCCACGGGCCTTGCAGTGATAGATGTGGCGACAAATGTTCTCCGGGCCAAG GTCATagctgcagctggcagtgacgAGAAGTGCAAGCTGGCGATGCAGAGAGGTGCACAGTCCAGCGTGAACTACAGCCAGGGCAGCCTGAAGGATGCCGTGAAGAAGCTGGTGGGCAGCGCTGGAGTGAATGTGGCCATTGACATGGTGGGAGGAGATGTCTTCCTGGAGTCTCTCCGCAG CCTGGCATGGGAAGGCAGGATTGTGGTGTTGGGATTCGCTGGAGGAAACATCGCCTCTCTGCCCAGCAATCTGCTGCTCCTGAAGAACATCTCTGCCATGGGCCTGTACTGGGGTCGCTACCAACACCAGGACTTTGCACTGTTTTCCAAGAGCATGTCCTCAGCCCTGCAGTACTGCCAGCAAGGGCTCATCCACCCGCACACCGGCGCTGTCTTCGAACTGGAGAAG
- the LOC102905544 gene encoding quinone oxidoreductase-like protein 2 isoform X3 encodes MAARLCARHLPPVWLCRRAAQGQGRHYRAALCAELKHPLITEEVASRPVGPQEVRVDVHFCGINFADILVCRGQYQEKPPLPFIPGIEFSGAVLETGTDVSTVKKGDRVIGVSNFNAMAEECITDQKTLWRIPENVSLQDAAVLPVSYGTAILALEHRARTQPGETVLVTAAAGATGLAVIDVATNVLRAKVIAAAGSDEKCKLAMQRGAQSSVNYSQGSLKDAVKKLVGSAGVNVAIDMVGGDVFLESLRRSTMPSIM; translated from the exons ATGGCGGCGCGGCTGTGTGCACGGCACCTCCCTCCGGTGTGGCTCTGCAG GCGAGCGGCGCAGGGCCAAGGCCGGCACTACCGCGCCGCACTCTGCGCGGAGTTGAAGCATCCCCTGATCACTGAAGAGGTGGCCTCCCGCCCTGTCGGGCCACAAGAG GTCAGAGTTGATGTTCACTTCTGTGGCATTAACTTTGCCGATATTCTGGTCTGTCGTGGTCAGTATCAGGAAAAACCTCCTCTTCCCTTTATACCTG GAATAGAGTTTTCTGGGGCTGtcctggagacaggaacagaTGTCAGCACTGTGAAAAAG GGAGATCGAGTTATTGGAGTGAGTAACTTCAATGCTATGGCTGAAGAGTGTATCACTGACCAGAAG ACCCTGTGGCGGATTCCAGAAAACGTCTCTCTACAAGATGCTGCAGTCCTACCAGTATCTTACGGCACAGCTATTTTGGCCCTAGAGCATCGGGCCCGCACCCAGCCCGG AGAGACTGTTTTAGTGACAGCAGCCGCTGGAGCCACGGGCCTTGCAGTGATAGATGTGGCGACAAATGTTCTCCGGGCCAAG GTCATagctgcagctggcagtgacgAGAAGTGCAAGCTGGCGATGCAGAGAGGTGCACAGTCCAGCGTGAACTACAGCCAGGGCAGCCTGAAGGATGCCGTGAAGAAGCTGGTGGGCAGCGCTGGAGTGAATGTGGCCATTGACATGGTGGGAGGAGATGTCTTCCTGGAGTCTCTCCGCAG